From Thiomicrospira sp. XS5, one genomic window encodes:
- the xerD gene encoding site-specific tyrosine recombinase XerD has protein sequence MPNDISDFIQFLRLNEGLSDNTLQAYQRDLKKFWTFVEPTSLTQVERDQVEDFLFQWHENQGSAHSIARCLSTLKRFYQFMVSNKRMTLDPAGAVKAPKLIKKIPRVISEQQVEALLNAPDETTPLGLRDKAILELMYASGLRVSELVNLPYEQINLSAGLVQVTGKGKKERIVPIGQLAIEAVSDYLKSARPALLKENKWVPTLFVSRLGRTMTRQTLWHRIKNLAFDAGIQGDLSPHGLRHAFATHLINHGADLRTVQLLLGHSDLSTTQIYTHVAKARMQKIHQTHHPRG, from the coding sequence CTGCCAAATGATATTTCCGATTTTATTCAATTTCTGCGTTTAAACGAAGGTTTGAGCGATAATACGCTGCAAGCGTATCAACGAGACCTTAAAAAGTTTTGGACCTTTGTTGAGCCAACTTCGTTGACTCAAGTGGAACGGGACCAGGTCGAAGACTTTTTGTTTCAATGGCATGAGAATCAGGGCAGTGCGCACAGCATCGCACGTTGCTTGTCGACGTTGAAGCGGTTCTATCAGTTTATGGTGTCCAATAAACGTATGACGCTGGACCCGGCCGGAGCGGTCAAAGCCCCAAAATTGATTAAAAAGATTCCAAGGGTGATCTCGGAACAACAGGTCGAAGCCTTGCTGAATGCGCCGGATGAGACCACGCCGTTGGGATTGCGCGATAAAGCCATTTTAGAATTGATGTACGCGTCGGGGTTACGCGTCTCGGAATTGGTTAATTTACCCTACGAACAGATTAATTTATCGGCCGGCCTGGTTCAGGTAACAGGAAAAGGCAAAAAAGAACGTATTGTGCCGATTGGTCAATTAGCGATTGAAGCGGTATCGGATTATTTAAAATCCGCCAGGCCTGCTTTATTAAAAGAGAACAAGTGGGTACCAACTCTATTTGTGTCGCGTTTGGGACGTACCATGACGCGGCAGACGCTATGGCATCGTATTAAAAATCTGGCGTTTGATGCGGGCATTCAGGGGGACTTGTCGCCTCATGGGTTGCGCCACGCTTTTGCAACGCACCTGATTAATCACGGCGCGGATTTACGGACGGTGCAATTGTTGTTGGGCCACTCCGATTTGTCGACCACACAAATTTATACGCATGTCGCCAAAGCGCGCATGCAGAAGATTCATCAAACGCACCACCCGAGAGGTTGA
- a CDS encoding DsbC family protein, giving the protein MKPLSIGMTLLAFSGWVQADEAVIQKKLQQLIPGAPPADIQESQIPGLYQVSIGPKIVYMSADGQYLVSGHIVDLNTRENLTETAQNKARKTELDKLSADNMIVYPAKGEAKRTITVFTDIDCPYCRKLHKEIPALNEAGIEVRYMAYPRAGVGSPAYQKAVSVWCSDDSRQAMDEVMESGRVPAKTCSNPVQKNMKEAEAFGVSGTPNIVFDSGEMIPGYAPAGDLIKMLIKG; this is encoded by the coding sequence ATGAAACCCTTATCAATCGGTATGACGTTGCTGGCCTTTTCAGGTTGGGTGCAGGCGGATGAAGCGGTTATTCAAAAGAAATTGCAGCAATTGATTCCCGGCGCACCACCAGCCGATATTCAGGAAAGCCAGATTCCGGGCTTATATCAAGTGTCTATTGGCCCCAAAATCGTTTATATGAGTGCGGATGGTCAATATTTGGTGTCCGGGCATATTGTGGATTTGAATACCCGTGAAAACCTAACCGAAACCGCTCAGAATAAAGCACGCAAAACGGAACTGGATAAATTGTCTGCCGATAACATGATTGTCTATCCCGCTAAAGGTGAAGCGAAGCGCACGATTACCGTCTTTACGGACATTGACTGCCCTTACTGCCGAAAGCTGCATAAAGAAATTCCGGCCCTGAATGAGGCGGGGATTGAGGTGCGTTACATGGCGTACCCTCGCGCCGGAGTCGGGTCCCCAGCGTATCAGAAAGCGGTATCGGTGTGGTGCAGCGATGACAGTCGTCAAGCGATGGATGAAGTGATGGAAAGCGGTCGAGTTCCGGCTAAGACCTGCTCGAACCCGGTTCAAAAGAATATGAAAGAAGCCGAAGCGTTTGGAGTTAGCGGCACGCCGAACATTGTGTTTGACTCTGGAGAGATGATTCCCGGTTATGCCCCCGCTGGAGACTTGATTAAAATGCTTATTAAAGGCTGA